One genomic window of Pecten maximus chromosome 3, xPecMax1.1, whole genome shotgun sequence includes the following:
- the LOC117324239 gene encoding cholecystokinin receptor-like, with the protein MFENSSVSDVDTLDYWSDVLAEQLRPVLVIIASCLILGTLGNVFVMYIYWFGNKSPNEDRFFIPFLALFDICTCAVCSGSEIITEVRPLRFDNNTVCKMMAFSSIAFATMSSHLLLLITIDRYLKICTPFRPQMTLRRKKLALAVIVCAGVAVSLPSVIVYGSVSVTMWQGNVTGRLCINVPSGEERIWHLTYKTVMFIYGSAHFLALVVLYILILRSIYIRSRARLRLQSGQWQCPAHDKKGRGGQGTEINESSKQMGNNCQTETPEHSKGSIYSNAPINDGSAFPEEPVSVADDRRDSTPTPSDQDSGGQQTDEGFTMDTGKSQLCDIQTNQDSVPNTPQVHRQNTKLVKSNKHLKIKGLRLTLVFLVISIIYAITICLKLVLMTMESVKESFWTTMTPSEFVCFRFLYSAFVINFIVNPFVYGFLDREFQRTVKERCICR; encoded by the coding sequence ATGTTTGAAAATTCTTCAGTATCAGACGTGGATACGTTGGACTATTGGAGTGATGTCCTTGCTGAGCAGCTGAGACCTGTCTTAGTGATAATCGCGAGTTGTTTAATCCTGGGAACATTAGGGAATGTGTTTGTGATGTACATTTACTGGTTTGGTAACAAATCACCAAACGAAGACCGTTTCTTTATACCGTTTCTGGCGTTATTTGATATTTGTACATGCGCAGTGTGTTCTGGATCTGAAATAATAACGGAAGTGCGTCCATTGCGTTTTGACAATAATACTGTGTGTAAAATGATGGCCTTTTCCAGCATAGCATTTGCGACTATGTCCTCACATCTTCTTCTCCTCATCACCATCGATCGCTACCTCAAGATATGTACACCGTTTAGGCCACAAATGACATTAAGACGGAAAAAGCTAGCACTTGCCGTCATCGTCTGTGCCGGAGTCGCTGTATCATTACCTTCTGTTATAGTATATGGCTCGGTTTCCGTGACAATGTGGCAAGGGAACGTAACAGGAAGATTGTGCATCAACGTTCCGTCAGGAGAGGAAAGAATATGGCATCTGACTTACAAaacagtgatgtttatatacgGTTCAGCCCATTTTCTGGCATTGGTTGTTTTGTATATACTAATACTACGGTCGATATATATTCGAAGCAGGGCCCGCCTCCGGCTCCAGTCAGGGCAATGGCAATGTCCGGCACATGACAAAAAGGGTCGAGGAGGACAAGGGACAGAGATAAACGAATCTTCTAAGCAAATGGGCAATAACTGTCAAACAGAAACACCGGAGCACAGCAAAGGTTCAATATACTCCAATGCACCAATCAATGACGGTTCGGCATTTCCAGAAGAGCCTGTGTCAGTGGCCGATGACAGAAGAGACTCGACTCCAACTCCATCTGATCAAGATTCTGGTGGTCAACAAACGGACGAAGGTTTCACAATGGATACTGGAAAAAGTCAGTTGTGTGATATACAGACTAACCAAGATAGTGTTCCAAATACACCACAGGTACACAGGCAGAACACAAAACTAGTGAAGtctaataaacatctaaaaattaAAGGGTTACGACTGACGCTAGTCTTTCTGGTCATCTCAATTATTTATGCAATTACTATCTGTTTGAAGCTTGTGCTTATGACCATGGAGTCTGTCAAGGAAAGCTTCTGGACTACCATGACTCCATcggagtttgtttgttttcggTTCTTGTACAGTGCTTTTGTCATCAACTTTATTGTCAATCCATTTGTTTATGGTTTCCTTGACCGAGAGTTTCAGCGAACTGTAAAGGAACGGTGTATATgtagatga
- the LOC117324237 gene encoding N-acetylated-alpha-linked acidic dipeptidase 2-like — MHDFNSTEGFMTRRSAHVRRNLLLSALICLVLGLAIGLLIGRFATCPEESEGNVQGVFLPGVSDKIVQDGDPTISEEIISSINPDNIRNYLRDLSEFPHLAGTDADYRQAKELQDFWKQEGLDEAFLTPYDVLLSYPNVTDDDMMNRIELLNDTDGIVYQSPLREKILYPTENKSDVVPSFNAYSAPGDIVSERLVYVNYGRLEDYRWLKNNTSVNITGAIVIARYGKIFRGDKVHLASEYGAIGIIIYSDPADYTLDGSTLRVYPEDWWLPPSGAQRGTIFRGLGDPLTPGYPATETAYRYGEDSREARLPTIPAHPVGYGIGQKLLGAMAGDEVPADWKGTLNITYRLGGRLNTAGWKIRMFISTQNSMRRTYNAFGIIRGSIEPDRYVLMGNHRDAWVFGAIDPSSGTATMMEVSRVMGNLVKQGRWRPRRTIIFCSWGSEEYGLLGSNEWVEQYVKNLGSRSVAYVNVDIAVTGNFSFRASGTPLMYQSMFDATRQVPNPDGGDVQHGLHTVYDKWRTSFPGQDKSKPYMGTLGAGSDYAGFVQLAGIPCVSVHYSYDMNTYKIGSYPLYHTVYETFYAVDQLIDRGFKRHQAVAQTTAELMRNLADSLIVPFDVTDFANNLQTLVNTLDSDYGALLRSQGIRFDWIKQAADNFSSEAATFKTLVENVNKNDPFAIRRINDQLILMERAFMDPAGLPGRPQSRHILFAESSVNSYAGSSFPGLVDSLFEIETIPEAEAVARWEIVKHHFSVIVFTINSAQSTLREVSSFMPEFNGKP; from the exons ATGCACGACTTTAACTCGACCGAGGGTTTTATGACGAGGCGAAGTGCGCACGTGCGCAGAAATCTACTGCTTTCTGCACTTATATGTCTTGTTCTAGGACTAGCAATTGGTCTTCTTATTGGGAGATTCGCCACGTGCCCGGAAGAGTCAGAAGGGAACGTCCAAGGCGTTTTCTTACCAGGAGTCTCGGACAAAATTGTTCAGGATGGGGACCCTACTATCAGCGAGGAAATTATCAGCAGCATTAATCCAGACAACATCAGAAACTACCTCAG GGACCTGTCGGAATTTCCTCACCTTGCTGGTACTGATGCTGACTACCGACAAGCTAAAGAGCTACAAGACTTTTGGAAACAGGAAGGATTGGATGAGGCTTTCCTAACGCCGTATGACGTCCTGTTATCCTACCCGAACGTCACTGATGACGACATGATGAACCGGATAGAACTCCTAAACGACACAGATGGGATAGTATATCAGTCCCCACTAAGGGAGAAGATTCTGTACCCTACAGAGAACAAGAGTGACGTGGTACCATCCTTCAACGCCTACTCCGCCCCGGGAGACATAGTATCG GAGCGCCTGGTGTATGTAAACTACGGCCGATTGGAGGACTACCGTTGGCTAAAGAACAACACCTCCGTCAACATAACGGGCGCCATTGTAATAGCCCGATATGGAAAGATCTTTCGTGGAGACAAG GTTCACCTGGCTAGTGAGTACGGTGCAATAGGTATTATCATTTACTCTGACCCTGCCGATTACACCCTGGACGGAAGTACGTTACGTGTATATCCGGAAGACTGGTGGCTCCCTCCCTCAGGAGCACAACGGGGAACTATATTCAGAGGTCTTGGAGACCCACTGACGCCCGGCTACCCTGCAACAG AGACAGCATACAGATATGGAGAAGACAGCCGCGAGGCCAGATTACCTACCATCCCTGCCCACCCTGTAGGCTACGGTATAGGACAGAAACTACTCGG TGCTATGGCGGGAGATGAGGTGCCGGCGGATTGGAAAGGAACATTAAATATTACCTACCGTCTCGGGGGACGTCTAAATACAGCAGGCTG GAAAATCAGAATGTTTATTTCAACACAAAATTCCATGAGGAGGACCTATAATGCTTTTGGAATTATACGAGGATCCATAGAACCAG ACCGATACGTATTGATGGGTAACCATAGAGACGCCTGGGTCTTTGGCGCCATTGACCCGTCTAGTGGTACTGCGACCATGATGGAAGTTTCCAGGGTGATGGGTAACCTGGTAAAACAAG gaaGATGGCGACCGCGACGAACCATCATTTTCTGTAGTTGGGGTTCAGAAGAGTATGGTCTTCTAGGATCCAACGAATGGGTGGAG CAATACGTGAAGAATCTAGGCTCCAGGTCGGTTGCTTATGTCAACGTAGATATCGCCGTGACGG GAAACTTCTCCTTTAGAGCCTCCGGGACACCTCTGATGTATCAGTCAATGTTCGACGCCACAAGACAG GTTCCCAATCCCGATGGCGGGGACGTACAACACGGTTTACATACAGTCTACGACAAATGGCGGACGAGTTTTCCGGGACAGGATAAGTCAAAACCATA TATGGGGACGCTTGGGGCAGGCAGCGACTATGCTGGGTTTGTGCAACTTGCAGGAATTCCATGTGTGAGCGTCCATTACTCTTATGACATG AATACTTACAAGATCGGGTCCTATCCCTTGTACCACACTGTGTATGAGACATTCTATGCCGTGGATCAGCTTATTGATAGAGGCTTcaag CGTCATCAAGCCGTCGCTCAAACTACAGCCGAACTGATGAGGAATCTGGCTGACTCTCTCATAGTTCCGTTTGATGTGACAGACTTTGCTAACAACCTTCAGACTTTAGTAAACACATTGGACTCAGATTATGGAGCACTTCTCAGAAGTCAAGGCATACGATTTG ATTGGATAAAGCAGGCTGCAGACAATTTTTCCTCCGAAGCAGCAACATTCAAGACTTTAGTGGAGAATGTAAACAAGAATGA cCCGTTTGCTATTCGCCGGATAAATGACCAGTTGATTTTGATGGAGCGGGCTTTCATGGATCCCGCAGGACTTCCGGGTCGACCCCAATCTAG ACATATCCTATTTGCGGAGAGCAGCGTTAATTCCTACGCCGGAAGCAGCTTCCCAGGCCTAGTAGATTCATTGTTTGAAATAGAGACTATTCCGGAAGCGGAAGCAGTGGCACGATGGGAGATTGTGAAACACCATTTTTCTGTGATAGTATTTACGATAAACTCAGCGCAGTCGACACTCCGGGAAGTGTCTTCGTTTATGCCCGAGTTCAATGGAAAACCTTAA